One region of Acidovorax sp. T1 genomic DNA includes:
- the rplM gene encoding 50S ribosomal protein L13, which produces MTTTFSAKPAEVVHEWFVIDATDKVLGRVASEVALRLRGKHKAIYTPHVDTGDFIVIINAAQLKVTGTKSLDKVYYRHSGYPGGITATNFRDMQAKHPGRALEKAVKGMLPKGPLGYAMIKKLKVYGGAEHPHTAQQPKALEI; this is translated from the coding sequence ATGACTACTACTTTCAGCGCAAAGCCCGCTGAGGTCGTGCACGAGTGGTTTGTGATTGACGCGACCGACAAGGTCCTCGGACGAGTAGCCAGCGAAGTTGCTCTCCGTTTGCGCGGCAAACACAAGGCCATTTACACGCCTCACGTCGACACCGGTGACTTCATCGTCATCATCAACGCCGCCCAGCTCAAGGTCACCGGCACCAAGTCCCTGGACAAGGTGTACTACCGCCACTCGGGTTATCCCGGCGGTATCACGGCCACGAACTTCCGCGACATGCAAGCCAAGCACCCCGGCCGCGCGCTGGAAAAGGCTGTCAAGGGCATGCTGCCCAAGGGCCCCCTTGGCTACGCGATGATCAAGAAACTCAAGGTGTACGGTGGTGCTGAGCATCCCCACACCGCCCAGCAGCCCAAAGCGCTGGAAATCTAA
- the rpsI gene encoding 30S ribosomal protein S9 → MIGEWNNGTGRRKSSVARVFLKKGSGKITVNGKDIQSYFGRETSIMIAKQPLMLTNHAETFDVMINVHGGGESGQAGAARHGITRALIDYDATLKPVLSQAGFVTRDAREVERKKVGLHSARRAKQFSKR, encoded by the coding sequence ATGATTGGTGAATGGAACAATGGCACCGGCCGTCGCAAGTCCAGCGTCGCCCGCGTGTTTCTGAAAAAAGGCTCCGGCAAGATCACGGTGAACGGCAAGGACATCCAGTCCTATTTCGGCCGCGAAACCTCGATCATGATTGCCAAGCAACCCCTCATGTTGACCAACCACGCCGAAACCTTCGACGTGATGATCAACGTGCACGGTGGTGGTGAATCCGGCCAGGCCGGCGCCGCCCGCCACGGCATCACCCGCGCCCTGATCGACTACGACGCGACGCTCAAGCCCGTCCTGAGCCAGGCCGGCTTCGTGACGCGTGACGCCCGCGAAGTGGAGCGTAAGAAGGTCGGTCTGCACTCTGCACGCCGCGCCAAGCAGTTCTCGAAGCGTTAA
- the erpA gene encoding iron-sulfur cluster insertion protein ErpA — protein sequence MSAVAENIQTEMPTPIVFTDSAAAKVADLIAEEGNPDLKLRVFVQGGGCSGFQYGFTFDEITNEDDTTMTKNGVSLLIDAMSYQYLLGAEIDYKEDLQGAQFVIKNPNATSTCGCGSSFSA from the coding sequence ATGAGCGCAGTTGCCGAAAACATCCAGACCGAAATGCCCACCCCCATCGTGTTCACCGACAGCGCGGCGGCCAAGGTGGCGGATCTGATCGCTGAAGAGGGCAATCCCGACTTGAAGCTGCGCGTTTTCGTGCAGGGTGGCGGTTGCTCGGGCTTCCAGTACGGCTTCACCTTTGACGAAATCACCAACGAAGACGACACCACCATGACCAAGAATGGTGTTTCGCTGCTGATTGACGCCATGAGCTACCAGTACCTGCTGGGCGCCGAGATCGACTACAAGGAAGACCTGCAAGGCGCCCAGTTCGTGATCAAGAACCCGAACGCCACCAGCACCTGCGGCTGCGGTTCCAGCTTCTCGGCCTGA
- a CDS encoding anhydro-N-acetylmuramic acid kinase, whose protein sequence is MPGLYIGLMSGTSLDGIDGVLADFSQEKMAVVGHVSAPLAPDLRAELLALNTPGPNELHRAALAGNALARAYADVVHRLLERTGTCASAVRAIGAHGQTVRHRPQEFDGTGYTLQLNNPSLLAERTGIAVVADFRSRDVAAGGQGAPLVPAFHQGVFGRTDETVLVLNIGGISNLSVLGADGNVQGFDCGPGNALMDYWCQLHTGQAFDNHGAWATQGRVLPDLLATLLQEPFLRQPPPKSTGRDLFNPAWLAGALAAHAGARPVDVQATLTELTASACATSASSYGKNSKLLAVCGGGALNTHLMQRLQALLPGASVLPTDALGLPALQVEAAAFAWLARQTVRGQTGSRQSVTGAQGARVLGAVYPA, encoded by the coding sequence ATACCCGGCTTGTACATCGGCCTCATGTCGGGCACCTCGCTCGACGGCATCGATGGCGTTCTGGCCGATTTTTCGCAAGAAAAAATGGCCGTTGTGGGCCATGTGTCAGCGCCGCTAGCTCCTGATTTAAGAGCAGAACTGCTCGCCCTCAACACCCCTGGCCCCAACGAACTGCACCGCGCGGCCCTTGCGGGCAATGCGCTGGCGCGGGCCTATGCCGACGTTGTGCACCGCCTGCTGGAGCGCACGGGCACCTGCGCCAGCGCCGTGCGCGCCATTGGCGCCCATGGGCAAACCGTGCGCCACCGCCCCCAGGAGTTCGACGGCACGGGCTACACCCTGCAGCTGAACAACCCCTCCCTGCTGGCCGAGCGCACAGGCATCGCCGTGGTGGCCGATTTCCGCAGCCGCGATGTGGCTGCGGGCGGCCAGGGCGCCCCGCTGGTGCCAGCCTTCCACCAAGGGGTGTTTGGCCGTACGGACGAGACGGTGCTGGTGCTCAATATCGGCGGCATCTCCAACCTCAGCGTGCTGGGCGCCGATGGCAACGTGCAGGGGTTTGATTGCGGCCCAGGCAATGCACTCATGGATTACTGGTGCCAGTTGCACACCGGCCAGGCGTTTGACAACCATGGTGCCTGGGCCACCCAGGGCCGGGTGCTGCCCGACCTGCTGGCCACACTGCTGCAAGAACCCTTTCTGCGCCAGCCACCACCCAAAAGCACCGGGCGCGATCTGTTCAACCCGGCCTGGCTGGCGGGCGCGCTCGCGGCACACGCCGGAGCCCGGCCCGTGGATGTGCAAGCCACATTGACCGAATTGACCGCCAGCGCTTGTGCAACAAGCGCATCAAGCTATGGAAAAAATAGCAAGTTACTCGCCGTGTGCGGTGGCGGCGCCTTGAATACGCACCTGATGCAGCGCCTGCAGGCCTTGCTCCCGGGCGCATCGGTGCTGCCGACCGATGCCCTGGGCCTGCCCGCGCTGCAAGTGGAGGCCGCCGCCTTTGCCTGGCTGGCTCGCCAGACGGTACGGGGGCAAACTGGCAGCCGCCAAAGCGTCACGGGCGCCCAAGGCGCCCGTGTTCTGGGGGCCGTCTACCCGGCCTGA
- a CDS encoding M23 family metallopeptidase produces MALIARLTHSVQTHPKRITAAVAALLLTGGGGAFAVASLAPDPSDLPVSEITYAVESLAANPVLEALESPGFSLYRSEQTRSSDTAESLLQRMGVADPAAAAFLRQDAQIRQNLLGRAGRSVSAETTDDHRLLRLTARWAQDDSSNFSRLVVERTGEMFTSRIESAPLTTGSRLAGGVIRSSLFDAADAANIPDSVAVQLAEVFSGNIDFHRSLRKGDRFSVVYETLEADGEPLRSGRVLSAEFNNNGKTHQAMWFQDPGAAKGAYYTLDGESLRRAYLTSPVEFSRVSSGFKMRFHPILQKWRAHLGTDYAAPTGTTVRAVGDGVVEFAGVQNGFGNVVFVRHRNQHETVYAHLSRMDVEKGQTVEQGQTIGAVGATGWATGPHLHFEFRVNGQQQDPQTIAQQSESAAPVSKAARPAFDRLAGLMRVQLSAAALVQQASAE; encoded by the coding sequence ATGGCATTGATTGCCCGGCTGACTCACAGTGTCCAGACACACCCGAAACGTATCACCGCCGCCGTGGCGGCCCTGCTGCTGACCGGCGGCGGTGGCGCTTTTGCCGTGGCCTCGCTGGCCCCCGATCCATCGGATCTTCCGGTCAGCGAGATCACTTACGCCGTCGAGTCGCTGGCGGCCAACCCGGTGCTGGAGGCTCTGGAATCGCCCGGCTTCTCGCTGTACCGCTCGGAGCAGACCCGTAGCAGCGACACTGCCGAATCCTTGCTGCAGCGCATGGGCGTGGCCGATCCGGCAGCCGCCGCCTTCCTGCGCCAAGACGCACAGATTCGCCAAAACCTGCTGGGCCGCGCCGGACGCTCGGTCTCAGCCGAGACCACCGACGACCACCGCCTGCTGCGCTTGACGGCCCGCTGGGCCCAGGACGACAGCAGCAATTTCAGCCGCCTTGTGGTGGAACGCACGGGCGAAATGTTCACCTCGCGCATCGAGTCCGCCCCCCTCACCACCGGCAGCCGCCTGGCGGGCGGTGTGATCCGCAGCTCGCTCTTTGACGCCGCCGATGCTGCCAACATCCCCGACTCTGTGGCCGTGCAGCTGGCCGAGGTGTTCTCGGGCAACATCGACTTTCACCGGTCCCTGCGCAAGGGCGACCGCTTTTCGGTGGTCTATGAAACCCTGGAAGCCGACGGCGAGCCCCTGCGCAGCGGCCGCGTGCTGAGCGCCGAGTTCAACAACAACGGCAAGACCCATCAGGCGATGTGGTTCCAGGACCCCGGCGCCGCCAAGGGGGCCTATTACACCCTCGACGGCGAAAGCCTGCGCCGCGCCTACCTGACCTCGCCGGTGGAGTTCTCGCGCGTTTCCAGCGGCTTCAAGATGCGTTTTCACCCCATTTTGCAAAAGTGGCGCGCCCATCTGGGCACCGACTATGCCGCCCCCACGGGTACGACCGTGCGCGCAGTGGGCGACGGAGTGGTCGAGTTTGCCGGTGTGCAGAACGGCTTTGGCAACGTGGTCTTCGTGAGGCACCGCAACCAGCATGAAACCGTGTACGCACACCTGAGCCGCATGGATGTGGAAAAGGGCCAGACCGTCGAGCAGGGCCAGACCATCGGCGCCGTGGGCGCCACGGGCTGGGCCACAGGGCCACACCTGCATTTCGAATTCCGCGTGAACGGACAGCAGCAAGACCCCCAGACCATCGCCCAGCAAAGCGAATCCGCCGCCCCGGTGTCCAAGGCAGCGCGGCCCGCCTTCGACCGACTGGCCGGCCTCATGCGCGTGCAATTGTCTGCCGCCGCCCTGGTGCAGCAGGCCAGCGCGGAATAA
- the tyrS gene encoding tyrosine--tRNA ligase, with protein MNQSLVTKNPVSDGVRQALETSLRGVEELLPQDEWIKKLARSEATGQPLRIKLGLDPTAPDIHIGHTVVLNKMRQLQDLGHQVIFLIGDFTSLIGDPSGRNSTRPPLTPEQIKLNAETYYRQASLVLDPARTEIRYNSEWCEPLGATGMIQLAAKFTVARMMERNDFHDRFKAGNPIAVHEFLYPLMQGYDSVALKSDLELGGTDQKFNLLMGRHLQQEYGQEPQCILTMPLLEGLDGVEKMSKSKNNYIGISEDANTMFAKVLSISDTLMWRWYTLLSFQSLAQIEALKAEVAGGRNPKDAKVALAKEITARFHSAAAADAAEQDFINRSKGGVPDEIPEVALSGAPLGIGAVLKQANLAPSTSEAHRLIDGGGVRVDGGVVSDRGLKLDVGTYVVQVGKRKFARVTLA; from the coding sequence ATGAATCAATCTCTTGTTACAAAAAACCCGGTATCCGATGGTGTAAGGCAGGCCCTCGAAACCTCGTTGCGCGGCGTGGAAGAACTGCTGCCGCAGGATGAGTGGATCAAGAAACTGGCCCGATCCGAAGCCACAGGCCAACCCCTGCGCATCAAGCTGGGGCTGGATCCCACGGCGCCAGACATTCACATCGGCCACACGGTGGTGCTCAACAAGATGCGCCAGTTGCAAGATCTGGGCCACCAGGTCATCTTTTTGATCGGCGACTTCACCAGCCTGATCGGCGACCCTTCGGGCCGCAACAGCACGCGACCGCCGCTCACGCCCGAGCAGATCAAGCTGAACGCCGAAACCTACTACCGCCAGGCCAGCCTGGTGCTGGACCCGGCGCGCACCGAGATTCGCTACAACAGCGAGTGGTGCGAGCCGCTGGGCGCCACCGGCATGATCCAGCTGGCCGCAAAGTTCACTGTGGCGCGCATGATGGAGCGCAACGATTTTCACGACCGTTTCAAGGCGGGCAACCCCATTGCGGTGCACGAGTTTCTCTACCCGCTGATGCAGGGCTACGACTCGGTGGCGCTCAAGAGCGATCTGGAGCTCGGCGGCACCGACCAGAAGTTCAACCTGCTCATGGGCCGCCACCTGCAGCAGGAATACGGTCAGGAGCCGCAGTGCATTTTGACCATGCCGCTGCTCGAAGGCCTGGACGGCGTCGAGAAGATGTCCAAGTCCAAGAACAACTACATCGGCATCAGCGAAGACGCCAACACCATGTTCGCCAAGGTGCTGAGCATTTCCGACACGCTGATGTGGCGCTGGTACACGCTGCTGTCGTTCCAGTCGCTCGCGCAGATCGAGGCCCTGAAGGCCGAGGTGGCGGGCGGGCGCAACCCCAAGGACGCCAAGGTGGCGCTGGCCAAGGAAATCACCGCGCGCTTTCACAGCGCGGCGGCGGCCGACGCGGCCGAGCAGGATTTCATTAACCGCAGCAAGGGTGGCGTGCCCGACGAGATTCCCGAGGTGGCCTTGTCGGGCGCGCCGCTGGGCATTGGCGCTGTTCTGAAGCAGGCCAACCTGGCGCCTTCGACCAGCGAGGCCCATCGCCTGATCGACGGCGGCGGCGTGCGGGTGGATGGCGGCGTGGTCAGCGATCGTGGTCTCAAGCTTGATGTCGGCACCTACGTGGTGCAGGTGGGCAAGCGCAAGTTTGCCCGTGTGACTTTGGCCTGA
- a CDS encoding LysR substrate-binding domain-containing protein, producing MPAAEYAPAVLRTRPVATGHWRAFLAVARHLNFRAAADELALTQSAVSRQIQALEDEVGVALFLRHTRAVELTGAGAQLQRAVGPALERMDAAVRLVRQTAGRRSVAVTTWASFASMWLIPRMEEFQRDNPGIDIRIDASDVQVDLETSDVDLALRYSLPGPGTQGGQRLFGEQLAVVASPWLLKSGKPLRTPADVAQFTLIEAGDAHRSQHLEWLSWRRWLEGRDLAKLQPERWLYFNYAQQIVQAALAGQGLALARMPLIADALASGDLVEVLPGHRIDSPLAYWLMVGPRSSQRPEIKAFCAWLELQAQATREAIGDVPDPDLNDNLD from the coding sequence ATGCCTGCTGCCGAATACGCCCCCGCCGTGCTGCGCACCCGCCCCGTGGCCACCGGCCACTGGCGCGCCTTTCTGGCCGTGGCGCGGCACCTGAACTTTCGCGCGGCAGCCGATGAGCTGGCGCTGACGCAATCCGCTGTCAGCCGCCAGATCCAGGCGCTGGAAGACGAAGTGGGCGTGGCGCTGTTCCTGCGCCACACGCGGGCGGTGGAACTGACCGGCGCGGGCGCGCAGCTGCAGCGCGCCGTGGGCCCGGCGCTCGAACGCATGGACGCCGCCGTGCGCCTGGTGCGCCAGACGGCCGGACGCCGCAGCGTGGCCGTCACCACCTGGGCCAGCTTTGCGTCGATGTGGCTGATTCCGCGCATGGAAGAGTTTCAGCGCGACAACCCGGGCATCGACATCCGCATCGATGCGAGCGACGTGCAGGTCGATCTGGAAACCTCAGACGTGGACCTGGCCCTGCGCTACAGCCTGCCCGGCCCCGGAACGCAGGGCGGGCAGCGCCTGTTTGGCGAGCAGCTGGCGGTGGTGGCCAGCCCCTGGCTGCTCAAAAGCGGCAAACCCCTGCGCACGCCCGCCGACGTGGCCCAGTTCACCCTGATCGAGGCGGGCGACGCGCACCGCAGCCAGCACCTGGAATGGCTCAGCTGGCGCCGCTGGCTGGAGGGGCGCGACCTGGCCAAGCTGCAGCCCGAGCGCTGGCTTTACTTCAACTATGCGCAGCAGATCGTGCAGGCCGCGCTGGCAGGCCAGGGCCTGGCGCTGGCGCGCATGCCGCTGATTGCCGATGCGCTGGCCTCTGGCGACCTGGTGGAGGTGCTGCCCGGCCACCGCATCGATTCGCCGCTGGCCTACTGGCTCATGGTCGGGCCACGCAGCAGCCAGCGGCCCGAGATCAAGGCGTTCTGCGCCTGGCTGGAGCTCCAGGCGCAGGCCACGCGCGAGGCGATTGGCGATGTGCCGGACCCGGACTTGAACGACAACCTGGACTGA
- a CDS encoding DUF2917 domain-containing protein, which produces MSSHHVLKLQQSVQASLAGCAAAGGWKLAAGQAVSLRTNTPGVLEIARGRVWLTLGGSFNHLPGAAVDHVLHAGERLAIAPGQQVVMEAWNPSGGGDAVAFRWEAGTAPAKAPAASAVARDWENGVVNVAGAGGRCAAGLARFVGRWITHQRQRTTCSVLP; this is translated from the coding sequence ATGTCATCCCATCATGTTCTGAAATTGCAACAATCCGTTCAGGCCAGCCTGGCGGGCTGCGCGGCGGCCGGTGGCTGGAAACTGGCCGCTGGCCAGGCCGTTTCGCTGCGCACAAACACACCCGGCGTGCTGGAGATTGCCCGGGGCCGCGTGTGGCTCACCCTGGGCGGGTCGTTCAACCATCTGCCTGGTGCCGCGGTCGATCATGTGCTGCACGCGGGCGAGCGCCTCGCCATCGCGCCGGGCCAGCAGGTGGTGATGGAGGCGTGGAACCCATCCGGCGGCGGCGATGCTGTGGCATTTCGCTGGGAGGCCGGGACGGCACCGGCCAAGGCACCGGCTGCCAGCGCGGTCGCCCGCGACTGGGAAAATGGCGTGGTGAATGTGGCGGGCGCGGGCGGGCGGTGTGCCGCTGGCCTGGCGCGGTTTGTGGGGCGTTGGATCACCCACCAGCGCCAGCGGACAACCTGCTCTGTGCTGCCGTGA
- a CDS encoding BLUF domain-containing protein, which produces MKPCSALYEVLYVSTLAPTLPLSVVAQIAGRARLANAQHNITGLLIFDGQRFCQQLEGPQKAVLKLIERIRNDPRHINVEVLHHGPLAGRRFQHFSLAFSTVEDVDALARMETLDGDAALAAFDAVRGELVR; this is translated from the coding sequence ATGAAACCCTGCTCCGCCCTCTACGAGGTTCTCTATGTGAGCACCCTCGCCCCCACGCTACCGCTGAGCGTGGTGGCACAGATCGCCGGGCGCGCGCGCCTGGCCAATGCACAACACAACATCACCGGGCTGCTGATCTTTGACGGCCAGCGCTTTTGCCAGCAGCTGGAAGGCCCGCAAAAGGCCGTGCTCAAACTCATTGAACGCATTCGCAACGACCCGCGCCACATCAACGTCGAGGTGCTGCACCACGGCCCGCTGGCGGGGCGGCGCTTTCAGCATTTCAGCCTGGCCTTCAGCACGGTGGAAGACGTGGACGCCTTGGCCCGCATGGAGACCCTGGACGGAGACGCAGCGCTGGCCGCGTTTGATGCCGTGCGCGGCGAGCTGGTGCGCTAA
- a CDS encoding Crp/Fnr family transcriptional regulator: MNASLPSHACPPSCQQCRLRKTGAFTAVKPEVLDFIEGFRTDSVAVAAGGALVRENQTNAKLFTLYSGWAFRYKTLSDGRRQILNFLLPGDLVGLQQEFGDVSAHGIEALTDCSLCVFQNDSLWALFREHPRLGYDITWLSAHEEGHVDDNLLTAGRRNATERVAMLLMHLYRRLDRIGLVEDGSVAFPLNQQHIADALGLSLVHTNKTLRRLSLLGLHELKNGRLRLLNTRALARIAEYYDTPPRLMPLL, encoded by the coding sequence ATGAATGCATCTCTGCCGTCCCACGCATGCCCTCCCTCGTGCCAGCAATGCCGCTTGCGCAAAACGGGCGCGTTCACGGCGGTCAAGCCCGAGGTGCTGGATTTCATTGAGGGGTTTCGCACCGATAGTGTGGCGGTGGCTGCCGGCGGTGCACTGGTGCGCGAGAACCAGACCAATGCCAAGCTGTTCACGCTGTATTCGGGCTGGGCGTTTCGCTACAAGACGCTGAGCGACGGGCGCCGCCAGATTCTCAATTTCTTGCTGCCCGGTGACCTGGTGGGGCTGCAGCAGGAGTTTGGCGATGTGTCCGCCCATGGCATCGAGGCGCTGACCGACTGCTCGCTGTGCGTGTTCCAGAACGACAGCCTGTGGGCGCTGTTTCGTGAGCACCCGCGCCTGGGTTACGACATCACTTGGCTGTCGGCCCATGAAGAAGGCCATGTGGACGACAACCTGCTGACCGCTGGGCGCCGCAACGCCACCGAGCGCGTGGCCATGCTGCTCATGCACCTGTACCGGCGGCTCGACCGCATCGGGCTGGTGGAAGATGGCTCGGTGGCGTTTCCGCTCAACCAGCAGCACATTGCCGACGCGCTGGGGCTGTCGCTGGTGCACACCAACAAGACGCTGCGGCGCCTGTCGCTGCTGGGCCTGCACGAGCTGAAGAACGGGCGGCTGCGCCTGCTCAACACCCGCGCGCTGGCGCGCATTGCCGAGTATTACGACACGCCGCCGCGGCTGATGCCGCTGCTGTAG
- the glmU gene encoding bifunctional UDP-N-acetylglucosamine diphosphorylase/glucosamine-1-phosphate N-acetyltransferase GlmU: MTSLDILIMAAGKGTRMKSRIPKVLQRLAGRPLLHHVLDQAAHLQARSAIVITGHGATEVEAATAGAASAGGDFDLKFVRQEPQLGTGHAVQQAVPHLRDDGTVVVLSGDVPLTQADTLRALVAASAGGQMALLTVTLPDPTGYGRIVRNAEGAVQGIVEHKDATDAQRAITEVYSGIMAVPARLLRGWLARLTNHNAQGEYYLTDIVAMAVADGVPVAAHRITDALQVAGVNSPLQLAELERAHQLRTARSLMEQGVRLADPARFDLRDDARTGVRGELVCGQDVEIDVNCVFTGRVELGEGVAIGANCCIANARIAAGAVIHPFTHIDGEKLGATVGEGALVGPFARLRPGAQLGREVHIGNFVEVKNSTLADGAKANHLAYLGDATVGERVNYGAGSITANYDGANKHRTVIEADVHIGSNCVLVAPVTIGAGATVGGGSTITKDVPAGALGVARGKQITKECWQRPAKLPKA; encoded by the coding sequence ATGACCTCACTTGACATCCTCATCATGGCGGCCGGCAAGGGCACGCGCATGAAAAGCCGTATCCCCAAAGTGCTGCAGCGCCTGGCCGGGCGCCCGCTGCTGCACCATGTGCTCGATCAGGCGGCACACCTGCAGGCGCGCAGTGCCATCGTCATCACGGGCCATGGCGCTACAGAAGTGGAAGCTGCTACCGCAGGTGCAGCAAGCGCTGGAGGCGATTTTGACCTCAAATTTGTGCGCCAGGAACCGCAGCTGGGCACGGGCCACGCCGTGCAGCAGGCCGTGCCGCACCTGCGTGACGACGGCACGGTGGTGGTGCTGTCGGGCGATGTGCCCCTGACCCAGGCCGACACGCTGCGCGCGCTGGTGGCTGCCAGCGCCGGCGGGCAGATGGCGCTACTGACCGTGACCCTGCCCGACCCCACGGGCTACGGCCGCATCGTGCGCAATGCCGAAGGCGCGGTGCAAGGCATTGTGGAGCACAAAGATGCGACGGACGCCCAGCGTGCCATCACCGAGGTTTACAGCGGCATCATGGCCGTGCCCGCGCGCCTGTTGCGTGGCTGGTTGGCACGGCTGACCAACCACAATGCCCAGGGTGAGTATTACCTCACCGACATCGTCGCCATGGCCGTGGCCGACGGCGTGCCCGTGGCGGCCCACCGCATCACCGATGCGCTGCAGGTGGCGGGCGTGAACAGCCCGCTGCAACTGGCCGAGCTGGAGCGTGCCCACCAACTGCGCACCGCGCGCAGCCTGATGGAGCAGGGCGTGCGCCTGGCCGACCCGGCGCGCTTCGATCTGCGCGACGATGCCCGCACCGGCGTGCGCGGCGAGCTGGTCTGCGGGCAGGACGTGGAGATTGACGTGAACTGTGTCTTCACCGGCCGTGTGGAGCTGGGCGAGGGCGTGGCCATCGGCGCGAACTGCTGCATTGCCAATGCGCGCATCGCGGCAGGCGCCGTGATCCACCCCTTCACCCACATCGACGGCGAAAAGCTGGGCGCCACCGTGGGCGAGGGCGCGCTGGTCGGCCCCTTTGCCCGCCTGCGCCCGGGCGCGCAACTGGGCCGCGAGGTGCACATCGGCAACTTCGTGGAAGTGAAGAACTCCACGCTGGCCGATGGCGCCAAAGCCAACCATCTGGCCTACCTGGGCGACGCCACCGTGGGCGAGCGCGTGAACTACGGCGCCGGCAGCATCACCGCCAACTACGACGGCGCCAACAAGCACCGCACCGTGATCGAGGCCGACGTGCACATCGGCAGCAACTGCGTGCTGGTGGCGCCTGTGACCATTGGCGCGGGCGCCACGGTGGGCGGTGGCAGCACCATCACCAAGGACGTGCCTGCGGGGGCGCTGGGCGTGGCGCGGGGCAAGCAGATCACCAAGGAATGCTGGCAGCGCCCCGCCAAGTTGCCCAAGGCATGA
- a CDS encoding sensor histidine kinase, with translation MTQPASPAEVAQLRAELARSQQQVADMAAAQDEFLRAVSHDLRAPLRHVTSYGTLVREVLADLPPEVAQGAEVQEALGFLATMDQSARRMGLMIDGLLALVRASRAPLHPQPVPLADAIARARAALPPDGAGRAVAWRVAELPTLQADPALLQVLLVQLLGNALKFTRPVSQPCICVQADAAPAGQVAFTVQDNGVGFDPARAGSLFGVFQRLHRETEFDGVGTGLALCRAIAQRHEAQISATAVPGGGCTVRVEWPQVPAA, from the coding sequence ATGACGCAGCCCGCCAGCCCCGCCGAGGTCGCGCAACTGCGCGCCGAGCTGGCCCGCAGCCAGCAGCAGGTGGCCGACATGGCCGCCGCGCAGGACGAGTTCTTGCGCGCCGTCTCGCACGACCTGCGCGCGCCGCTGCGGCATGTCACCTCGTACGGCACGCTGGTGCGCGAGGTGCTGGCCGACCTGCCGCCCGAGGTGGCGCAGGGCGCCGAGGTGCAGGAGGCGCTGGGTTTTCTGGCCACCATGGACCAGTCCGCCCGGCGCATGGGGCTCATGATCGACGGCCTGCTGGCCCTGGTGCGCGCCAGCCGTGCGCCGCTGCACCCGCAACCCGTGCCGCTGGCAGATGCCATCGCCCGTGCGCGCGCGGCGCTGCCCCCCGATGGCGCGGGCCGTGCCGTGGCGTGGCGCGTGGCCGAGTTGCCCACGCTGCAGGCCGACCCGGCGCTGCTGCAGGTGCTGCTGGTGCAGCTGCTGGGCAATGCCCTCAAGTTCACGCGCCCTGTGTCTCAGCCCTGCATCTGCGTGCAGGCCGATGCCGCGCCCGCAGGCCAGGTGGCCTTCACGGTGCAGGACAACGGCGTGGGGTTTGACCCCGCGCGTGCGGGCTCACTCTTCGGCGTGTTCCAGCGCCTGCACCGGGAAACCGAATTTGACGGCGTGGGCACCGGGCTGGCGCTGTGCCGCGCCATTGCGCAACGCCACGAAGCGCAGATCAGCGCCACGGCGGTGCCGGGCGGCGGCTGCACGGTGCGGGTGGAGTGGCCGCAGGTGCCGGCTGCCTGA